From Acidimicrobiales bacterium, the proteins below share one genomic window:
- a CDS encoding NAD(P)/FAD-dependent oxidoreductase, with amino-acid sequence MPPADKPGNVVVIGAGPAGLTAAYQLAKHGVPSTVLEADTVVGGISRTAERDGWRFDIGGHRFFTKVGAVERLWHEILPDEDFLLRPRMSRIYYNGKFFDYPLKAGNALRNLGLLEAVLCVASYVWARIRPPKDQSNFEGWVTARFGARLYRIFFKTYTEKVWGVPAHEIQADWAAQRIKNLSLWKAVMNAVLPKRNQKEITSLIEEFQYPKHGPGMMWERCRELVEAAGTKVQMGTTVRRIRHEGGRAVAVEAETGGAVTTYPADEVISSMPITALLRAMDPPVPDEVRAAADDLHYRDFLTIALVVPAEDGFPDNWIYVHDPNVRLGRIQNFGSWSPYMVKDGRTCLGLEYFVFEGDDLWTSKDEDLVELGKRELAALGLVQPGRVESGYVVRMPKAYPVYDDRYRANVEVLRRWLEANAPNVHPVGRNGMHKYNNQDHSMYTAMLTVENILFDAGHEIWQVNVEAEYHEERAGEGPEDAGTGRDAPVIPRDVMARAAAERATRAPG; translated from the coding sequence ATGCCGCCTGCCGACAAGCCGGGCAACGTCGTCGTGATCGGGGCCGGACCGGCCGGCCTCACCGCCGCCTACCAGCTGGCCAAGCACGGCGTCCCCTCCACCGTCCTCGAGGCCGACACCGTCGTCGGCGGCATCAGCCGCACGGCCGAGCGGGACGGGTGGCGCTTCGACATCGGCGGCCACCGGTTCTTCACGAAGGTGGGGGCCGTCGAGCGGCTCTGGCACGAGATCCTGCCGGACGAGGACTTCCTGCTGCGGCCCCGGATGAGCCGCATCTACTACAACGGCAAGTTCTTCGACTACCCGCTGAAGGCCGGCAACGCGCTGCGCAACCTGGGCCTGCTCGAGGCCGTCCTGTGCGTCGCCTCCTACGTGTGGGCCCGCATCCGCCCGCCGAAGGACCAGTCGAACTTCGAGGGCTGGGTGACGGCCCGCTTCGGCGCCCGCCTCTACCGCATCTTCTTCAAGACCTACACCGAGAAGGTGTGGGGGGTGCCGGCCCACGAGATCCAGGCCGACTGGGCGGCGCAGCGCATCAAGAACCTGTCCCTGTGGAAGGCGGTGATGAACGCCGTCCTCCCGAAGCGCAACCAGAAGGAGATCACCTCCCTCATCGAGGAGTTCCAGTACCCGAAGCACGGCCCCGGGATGATGTGGGAGCGGTGCAGGGAGCTGGTCGAGGCGGCCGGCACCAAGGTGCAGATGGGCACGACCGTGCGCCGCATCCGCCACGAGGGGGGCCGGGCCGTGGCCGTGGAGGCCGAGACCGGCGGCGCGGTCACGACCTACCCGGCCGACGAGGTGATCTCGTCGATGCCGATCACCGCCCTGCTGCGGGCCATGGACCCGCCGGTGCCCGACGAGGTGCGCGCCGCGGCGGACGACCTCCACTACCGCGACTTCCTCACGATCGCCCTGGTCGTCCCGGCCGAGGACGGGTTCCCGGACAACTGGATCTACGTCCACGACCCGAACGTGCGCCTCGGCCGCATCCAGAACTTCGGCTCGTGGTCGCCGTACATGGTCAAGGACGGGCGGACCTGCCTCGGCCTCGAGTACTTCGTGTTCGAGGGCGACGACCTGTGGACCTCGAAGGACGAGGACCTCGTGGAGCTGGGCAAGCGGGAGCTCGCCGCCCTCGGCCTCGTGCAGCCGGGGCGGGTGGAGTCCGGCTACGTGGTCCGCATGCCCAAGGCCTATCCGGTCTACGACGACCGCTACCGGGCCAACGTCGAGGTGCTGCGCCGGTGGCTCGAGGCCAACGCGCCGAACGTGCACCCCGTCGGCCGCAACGGCATGCACAAGTACAACAACCAGGACCACTCGATGTACACGGCGATGCTGACCGTCGAGAACATCCTGTTCGACGCCGGGCACGAGATCTGGCAGGTCAACGTCGAGGCCGAGTACCACGAGGAGCGGGCCGGCGAGGGGCCGGAGGACGCCGGCACGGGGCGCGACGCCCCCGTCATCCCCCGGGACGTGATGGCCCGGGCGGCGGCGGAGCGGGCCACCCGAGCACCAGGCTGA